A single genomic interval of Methyloceanibacter caenitepidi harbors:
- a CDS encoding gamma-glutamylcyclotransferase, whose protein sequence is MCDAAMWLFGYGSLMWDGWETRYGCRQRVHAVAPEHRRVFNKKSLERWGTHAQPGLTLNLAPAHEEAHRCRGIAFEFPDEHQTEIEAYLSARETCHASEIAVRLPDEAVTARTYIYDGPRLIENGLTLQERAAMILVAEGIAGSSYDYIANVRAHLDRLGVNDPAVDELWHAVAAARNGDKYE, encoded by the coding sequence GTGTGTGACGCCGCGATGTGGCTCTTCGGCTACGGCTCTTTGATGTGGGACGGATGGGAAACGCGCTATGGCTGCCGCCAGCGCGTCCATGCCGTGGCCCCTGAACATCGCCGCGTCTTCAACAAGAAGTCGCTGGAACGCTGGGGCACGCATGCGCAGCCGGGGCTTACCCTCAACCTCGCACCAGCGCACGAAGAGGCTCACCGCTGCAGAGGGATCGCCTTCGAGTTTCCCGACGAGCATCAGACAGAAATCGAGGCCTATCTGTCTGCACGCGAGACCTGCCACGCATCCGAGATCGCCGTCCGCCTGCCCGACGAGGCGGTCACGGCGCGGACCTACATCTATGACGGACCGAGGCTGATCGAAAACGGCCTGACGCTGCAAGAGCGCGCAGCCATGATCCTCGTGGCCGAGGGGATCGCCGGGTCCAGTTACGACTACATCGCCAATGTCCGCGCGCACCTGGATCGGCTCGGCGTCAACGACCCGGCCGTGGACGAACTTTGGCACGCGGTCGCCGCCGCTCGAAACGGAGACAAATATGAGTGA
- a CDS encoding UvrD-helicase domain-containing protein, whose protein sequence is MGKIRGSAAETVSPAGDGFEEAPQTPPTETLSISQRAMRRGADRYLEALNPEQREAVETLDGPLLVLAGAGTGKTRVLTTRIAHLLRLGRAHPGQILAVTFTNKAAREMKQRVSELIGGAVEGMPWLGTFHAIGVKILRRHAELVDLKPSFTVLDTDDQIRLIKQLLAAENIDEKRWPARVLASMIDGWKNRGLRSERVPDGESYGFANGKGRDLYAAYQRRLKDLNAVDFGDLLLENLRLFQDHPDVLARYQQRFRYMLVDEYQDTNVAQYLWLRLLAQREDGEPQNVCCVGDDDQSIYGWRGAEVDNILRFETDFPGAKVIRLERNYRSTAHILGAASGLIAHNQGRLGKTLHTEGDDGEKVVVQGCWDDEEEARVIGEDIEQLQRHEHALNEIAILVRASFQMRAFEDRFITLGLDYRVIGGPRFYERQEIRDAIAYLDVTLNPSNDLKFERIVNVPRRGLGEATLKSLHQLARANEIPLTQAARLIVETEELKPKPRRALAGLLADFDRWRSMVDTMRHTELAELILDESGYTGMWQADRSQQAEGRLENLKELIRFMEEFDTLAGFMEHVSLVMDAATEEGTDRVNLMTLHSAKGLEFDTVFLPGWDEGLLPHQRSLDEAGRSGLEEERRLAHVGLTRARKNAKITFAQNRRNYGMWQTAVPSRFIDELPHEHVQVAEDDGLRGYGPSRFDSEDMFASGNYETPGWQRARANRQRSGGAPRREPITIEGTLVAASTAEGAGLELGQRVFHQKFGYGRVSAIDGNKLTVDFEKAGRKKVVDSFVERV, encoded by the coding sequence ATGGGCAAGATTCGCGGAAGCGCCGCCGAAACGGTCTCCCCTGCGGGCGACGGGTTCGAAGAGGCGCCACAGACACCACCAACCGAGACGCTGTCGATCTCGCAGCGCGCCATGCGGCGCGGGGCCGACCGCTATCTGGAGGCACTCAATCCCGAACAGCGGGAAGCCGTCGAGACGCTGGACGGGCCACTTCTGGTTCTGGCCGGCGCCGGCACGGGCAAGACCCGGGTACTGACCACGCGCATCGCGCATCTGCTGCGTCTGGGGCGCGCGCATCCCGGTCAGATCCTCGCCGTCACCTTCACCAACAAAGCGGCACGCGAGATGAAGCAGCGTGTGAGCGAGCTCATCGGCGGCGCCGTCGAAGGCATGCCTTGGCTCGGCACTTTCCACGCAATCGGCGTGAAGATCCTCCGGCGCCACGCGGAACTGGTCGACCTCAAGCCCTCCTTCACCGTGCTCGACACGGACGACCAGATCCGGCTGATCAAGCAGCTCTTGGCGGCGGAGAATATCGACGAGAAGCGCTGGCCTGCACGCGTGCTCGCCAGCATGATCGACGGGTGGAAGAACCGCGGCCTGCGGTCCGAGCGGGTTCCCGACGGCGAGAGCTACGGCTTCGCCAACGGCAAGGGACGCGATCTGTATGCGGCCTATCAGCGGCGGCTGAAGGATTTGAACGCGGTCGACTTCGGCGATCTCCTGCTGGAGAACCTGCGGCTGTTCCAGGACCACCCCGACGTGCTGGCCCGCTACCAGCAGCGCTTCCGCTACATGCTGGTCGACGAGTACCAAGACACCAACGTGGCCCAATATCTGTGGCTGCGCCTGCTGGCGCAGCGTGAGGACGGCGAGCCGCAGAACGTCTGCTGCGTCGGCGACGACGATCAATCGATCTACGGCTGGCGCGGGGCGGAGGTGGACAACATCCTCCGCTTCGAGACGGACTTTCCCGGCGCCAAGGTGATCCGGCTCGAGCGCAATTATCGCTCGACGGCGCATATTTTGGGAGCGGCGTCCGGACTGATCGCGCACAACCAAGGACGGCTCGGCAAAACCCTGCATACGGAAGGCGACGACGGCGAGAAGGTCGTGGTGCAAGGCTGCTGGGACGACGAGGAAGAAGCCCGTGTCATCGGCGAGGACATCGAGCAGCTCCAGCGCCACGAACACGCCCTGAACGAAATCGCGATCCTGGTCCGCGCCTCGTTCCAGATGCGCGCCTTTGAAGACCGTTTCATCACGCTCGGCCTGGACTACCGCGTCATCGGCGGTCCGCGGTTCTACGAGCGGCAGGAAATCCGCGACGCCATCGCCTATCTCGACGTGACGCTGAACCCGTCCAACGATCTCAAGTTCGAGCGCATCGTCAACGTGCCGCGGCGCGGCCTCGGTGAGGCGACGCTGAAGTCCCTGCATCAGCTTGCGCGTGCCAACGAGATCCCCCTCACCCAGGCGGCACGGCTAATCGTCGAGACAGAAGAGTTGAAGCCGAAGCCGCGCCGCGCGCTGGCGGGACTCCTCGCCGACTTCGACCGCTGGCGCTCCATGGTCGACACGATGCGGCACACGGAGCTCGCGGAGCTGATCCTCGACGAGTCCGGCTATACGGGCATGTGGCAGGCGGACCGCTCGCAGCAGGCCGAAGGGCGGCTTGAGAACCTGAAAGAGCTCATTCGCTTCATGGAAGAGTTCGACACGCTCGCGGGCTTCATGGAACACGTGTCGCTGGTGATGGACGCGGCAACCGAGGAAGGCACCGACCGGGTCAATCTGATGACCCTGCACTCGGCCAAGGGGCTCGAGTTCGACACGGTGTTCCTGCCCGGCTGGGACGAAGGCCTACTCCCTCACCAGCGCAGTCTCGACGAAGCGGGCCGTTCCGGCCTCGAAGAAGAACGCCGGCTTGCGCATGTTGGCCTGACCCGCGCGCGGAAGAACGCGAAGATCACCTTCGCGCAGAACCGGCGCAACTACGGCATGTGGCAAACCGCCGTGCCCTCGCGTTTCATCGACGAGCTGCCGCACGAGCATGTGCAGGTGGCAGAGGACGACGGCCTGCGCGGCTACGGCCCCAGCCGTTTCGACAGCGAGGACATGTTCGCTTCCGGCAACTACGAGACGCCGGGCTGGCAACGGGCGCGCGCGAACCGTCAGCGCTCGGGCGGCGCCCCGCGCCGCGAGCCGATCACGATCGAAGGCACGCTCGTGGCCGCGAGCACGGCGGAGGGCGCAGGGCTGGAATTGGGACAGCGCGTGTTCCATCAGAAGTTCGGCTACGGACGGGTCTCCGCTATCGACGGCAACAAGCTAACGGTCGATTTCGAAAAGGCCGGCCGCAAGAAGGTGGTCGACAGTTTCGTCGAGCGTGTGTGA
- a CDS encoding 50S ribosomal protein L11 methyltransferase, producing the protein MSDASSRTYRATVEADGPGAARIAELLDEALDDAGDPEALSVSYFELGDGRYEVSALYHGLPDEARLQSLIDSATEGVAVSPLRIEEVPDANWVTISQGQRGPVRAGRFLVHGSHDRQRIARNRYTIEIDADQAFGTAHHATTRGCLLALDELAKRGRPDLVLDIGTGTGILAIAAALAFDRPVVATDNDPVAVEIAKENAAKAGVSQSVHAFVAEGLAHPTLRRLAPDLIVANILARPLYDLAPAMARSIQPGGYVLLSGITENQAWATTARYASFGFDLEKRILLDGWAALLLGRRNASTLFD; encoded by the coding sequence ATGAGTGACGCATCGTCTCGGACCTATCGCGCAACGGTCGAAGCCGACGGGCCCGGTGCCGCGCGCATCGCCGAGCTGCTGGACGAGGCCCTGGACGATGCGGGCGACCCGGAAGCGCTCTCCGTCAGCTATTTCGAGCTTGGCGACGGCCGCTACGAGGTCTCCGCGCTCTACCATGGCCTACCGGACGAAGCCCGTCTGCAGTCGCTGATTGACAGCGCCACGGAGGGCGTCGCCGTATCGCCGCTGCGCATCGAAGAGGTGCCCGACGCCAATTGGGTCACGATCAGCCAGGGACAGCGGGGGCCGGTCCGCGCGGGGCGGTTTCTCGTCCATGGCAGTCACGACCGGCAACGCATCGCCCGTAACCGCTACACGATCGAGATCGATGCCGACCAGGCCTTCGGCACGGCGCACCATGCGACCACGCGCGGGTGTTTGCTAGCGCTGGACGAACTCGCGAAACGGGGACGCCCGGATCTGGTCCTGGACATCGGCACGGGCACGGGGATCCTCGCCATCGCGGCGGCCTTGGCCTTCGACCGGCCTGTGGTCGCCACCGACAACGATCCCGTTGCCGTCGAGATCGCAAAGGAGAATGCGGCAAAGGCGGGCGTCAGCCAGTCCGTTCATGCCTTCGTCGCGGAGGGCCTGGCGCACCCGACCTTGCGACGGCTCGCGCCTGACCTGATCGTGGCGAATATCCTCGCCCGCCCACTCTACGACCTCGCCCCCGCCATGGCGCGCAGCATCCAGCCGGGGGGCTATGTGCTCCTGTCGGGCATCACCGAGAACCAGGCCTGGGCGACCACGGCGCGCTATGCCTCGTTCGGCTTCGACCTGGAAAAGCGAATCCTTCTCGACGGTTGGGCAGCCCTGCTTCTCGGCCGCCGCAACGCAAGCACTTTGTTCGATTGA
- a CDS encoding FAD-binding oxidoreductase — MTTVSAVDALGDPASPEAMEALFARFSTRFGDRFSRSEALREQHANTLTWLKVQAPDAVLFAETTEEVSEAVAACAAARVPVIPFGAGSSLEGHLNAPFGGLSLDLSRMNAILAVHENDLDCAVQAGVTRKQLNEHLRDTGLFFPVDPGADASLGGMAATRASGTNAVRYGTMRDAVLGLTAVLADGRIVTTGGRARKSSAGYDLTRLLVGSEGTLGVITELTLKLFGIPETILAGVSTFQTLEGACNATIAALQMGLPLARIELLDEVQVRGCNAYSRLSLPEKSTLFLEFHGSEAGAREQVEIFSEIAQGEGGGALEWAGRPEDRSKLWQARHDAYWAAKDLRPGTDLIATDVCVPISALAACVMETKQDIERLGLIAPIVGHVGDGNFHVMPLIDMNSADEMERARQFLDRLIERALRYEGTCTGEHGVGQGKIRYLVAEHGEGVDVMVAIKKALDPLNILNPGKIFAPDL, encoded by the coding sequence ATGACGACAGTCTCGGCAGTCGATGCGCTTGGCGACCCGGCCTCTCCGGAGGCTATGGAGGCCCTTTTTGCCCGGTTTTCGACCCGTTTTGGCGACCGTTTCTCGCGCAGCGAGGCATTGCGGGAGCAGCACGCCAATACTCTGACCTGGCTGAAGGTCCAGGCCCCCGACGCGGTCCTCTTCGCCGAGACCACCGAAGAGGTTTCCGAGGCCGTGGCGGCCTGCGCGGCGGCGCGGGTGCCGGTGATCCCGTTCGGGGCCGGCAGCTCGCTCGAAGGCCATTTGAATGCGCCGTTCGGCGGGCTCTCGCTGGATCTGTCCCGCATGAACGCGATCCTCGCCGTGCACGAGAACGATCTCGACTGCGCCGTGCAGGCGGGCGTCACCCGCAAACAGCTCAACGAACACCTGCGCGATACCGGCCTATTCTTCCCCGTCGATCCGGGCGCGGATGCGAGCCTCGGCGGCATGGCCGCGACGCGGGCCTCCGGCACCAACGCGGTGCGCTACGGCACCATGCGCGACGCCGTGCTTGGCCTGACCGCCGTGCTTGCCGATGGACGGATCGTCACGACGGGCGGCCGGGCCCGGAAATCCTCGGCCGGTTACGATCTCACGCGGCTCCTGGTCGGCTCGGAGGGCACGTTGGGCGTCATCACCGAGTTGACGCTGAAGCTATTCGGCATCCCCGAGACCATTCTGGCCGGCGTCTCGACCTTCCAGACCCTGGAAGGAGCTTGCAACGCGACTATCGCGGCGCTGCAAATGGGCCTGCCTTTGGCCCGTATCGAGCTGTTGGACGAGGTTCAGGTGCGCGGCTGCAATGCCTATTCGAGACTATCGCTGCCGGAGAAATCGACCCTGTTCCTTGAGTTTCACGGAAGCGAAGCCGGCGCCCGTGAACAGGTCGAAATCTTCTCGGAGATCGCGCAGGGCGAGGGCGGCGGCGCCCTGGAATGGGCCGGGCGGCCCGAGGACCGGAGTAAGCTCTGGCAGGCGCGCCACGACGCCTACTGGGCCGCGAAGGATCTACGCCCGGGGACCGATCTAATTGCGACTGACGTGTGTGTACCAATCTCGGCACTTGCGGCGTGTGTCATGGAAACGAAGCAGGATATCGAGAGACTGGGCCTGATTGCGCCGATCGTCGGCCACGTGGGCGACGGCAATTTTCACGTGATGCCGCTGATCGACATGAACTCGGCGGACGAGATGGAACGGGCGCGGCAATTCCTGGATCGCCTGATTGAGCGGGCGCTCCGTTACGAGGGAACCTGTACCGGTGAGCATGGCGTTGGTCAGGGGAAGATACGCTATCTGGTCGCCGAGCACGGCGAGGGCGTGGACGTAATGGTTGCCATAAAAAAGGCACTCGATCCGTTGAATATCCTGAACCCTGGCAAGATTTTTGCTCCAGATTTGTAA